Within Sorangiineae bacterium MSr11367, the genomic segment GCTGGCGATCGTCGAGGGGAAATTCCATCTTTATGCGGTGCGCTCCGTGGAAGAGGGGATCGAGATTCTCACCGGGCTCGAAGCCGGCGAGCGCGACATCTCGGGCCGCTTCCCGGCGGCCAGTGTGTTCGGGCGCGTGGAGCGGCGTTTGATCGAGATCGCCGAGCGGCTGCGCGAGGCCGAGGGGCACGGCCACCACGATGGTCACGAGACCTTGGAAGAGCACCCCGGGGCCGATCTCGGCGACGGCGCCGACTTTCGAAGGTCGCGCGGATGAGGGCCCTTCTGGGGCTCCTCTTGGCTGCATCCTGCCTCGGGGGGCTGGGGTGCTTGGCCCGACCTACGGTGACGCGGGTGTACGAGGGGCACGTGGTGGAAGGCGGCATCGTGCTGCCGGAGCAGTACGCGACGTTTCTGCGCGGGGCGATGGCCGAGGAACAAGGGGATCTCTCGGCCGCGCTCCATGCCTACGAGGCGGCCTCGGAGATGGACCCGACGGATCCGGAGATCTGGACGCGGATTGGGGCCGTGCGCTGCCAGAAAGATCCGCGCGACGAGCGGGCGCGTACGGCGTTCGGGCGCGCCATCGATTTGGACAGGGAGTACGCCGCGGCGTGGTCGGCCCGGGCGAAGTGCGATTTGCTGCGCGGGCAGGATCGCGCGGGCATGCAGCGCGAGGCGGAGCGGGCCGTGGAGTTCGATCCGCAGGCCACGGAGCCGCAGGTGATCCTCGCGACCGCGCTGGCGATGCAGTCGCCTTCGGCCGATGCGGCGCGGAATCGGCTTTTGGCGCTGACGTTGAAGCAGCGTTCGAGCACGGCGGCATGGCGGGCGCTCGGTGCCTGGGCGAAGAGCCATCGGGATCCGGCGCTGGCCGCGCGCGCGTACGGGGAGGTGGCGAAGATTTCGCCGGTGGCGCACGCCGAGGTGGCGTCGGTGGTGCTGGAGCTCGCGGGCGCCGGTGAGTTGGTGGCGGCGCGATCGCTCGCGGGCGCGTTGGTGGATGCGCGGCGTTCGACCGGCGCAGGGCCGGAGGTCCGCGGCTTTGCGCGGCCGACTTTCAACGCAGAAGCGGGGGTGCCGGGCAATCGGCTGGTGGCGCGCCTGGCGGTGGACGATGCCGTCTCGATGGGCGATCGGGAGCGGGTGCGGCGTCGCGCGGTGTCGAGTCATCTCGCGCTGGACGTGGTGGCGGGGCGCGCGCTTCTTCTGGGGCGCCCCGACATGGCGCGCGAGTTTGCGGAGCCGCTGGTGCAAGCCGATCCGCGGGCGTCGGGGGCGCGCTTGGTGCTGGCGATTCTCGCGTACGAAGCCGACGACAAGGCCGGGCTGACGCGTGCATTCGCCGATGCGGGCGGCGGCAAGGGCGCGAAGTCGGGCGGCGATGTGCCGGTGGTGGCCGAGGCCATTCTGCCGTTCTTGCGCGTGGTGTCTCGCGCGATGGGCCCCGAGATCGCGCGCCGTGTGGCCACCGCGCTGCCCTGCGAGACGATTGTTGCGGGCGACGCGTTGGTGGTGCCTCTTTCGGTGGCCCTGGCCGACTCCGGCGCGTTGGCCCCCGACGCCCTTTCCGCCGACGGCCGGCTCGAACTCGCCGTCCGCCGCGGCGAAAGCGTCACCGGTTCGCTCGACGCCCTGGACGCGCGTCACCGTTTGCTGATGCTCGCCTCGACGCGCCCCACTTCGAACGAAGCCCGCGCGCTGCTGCGCCACATGGGCGCCTCCTGGGTTCGCGATCCCTTGGTCGCCGTCGCCATGGGCCGCATGGCCGTCGCGGGCGCCGTCGAAGTCGACGCCACGACGCCCACGCGCATCGCCGAAGTGGCCCCCGCCGATCCCCTGGTCGCGACGACCGCCTTGGAGCTCGCACGAAAGCACGGCGACACGGCCGCCGCCCTCTCCATCGGCGCCCGCCTCTCCGCCATCGCCACCACCCCGCACCAAGCGCGCTAGCGAGCTCGAGTTGAAGTCGGGTCCAGATGGACTAGACTAGACCAGAGCTATGAACATCAACGTCTACGCCGCGAAGACGCAACTCTCCAGCCTTCTCGATAAGGCTGCGGAAGGAGAGGAGATCGTCATCACGCGGAATGGCCGTCCCGTCGCCAAGCTCGTTCCGGCGAACGCCCCCACGAAGCGTCGGGTGCTCGGCCGACTGAAAGGGCGCATCCGAATTCGAAAGGACTTCGACGCCCCTCTACCAGATGATGTCCTCGATGCATTCGAGAGGAAGTGAGAATTCTTCTCGATAGCCGTTCGTGATACGGCGTTCACGGAGCTACCGGTTGTCTTTTCCCATGCGATTCGCCTGCGCGGGCTGCCGCCGCATCATCGCGATCCCTTCGACCGTTTGCTCATCGCACAGGCGGTCGACGAAGGATTGACCATCGTCACTCACGACCGCGAGTTCGGGCGCTATCTCGCGCCCGTTCTCTGGAGCTAGTGAACCGGTGACTTGTCGGAGCTCGGCTTTTTTCCTGAGTCGGGGCTCGTGGTGCTTGCGTCGGGACCTGCGGTGCCCGCGTCGGGGCGCGCGTGGTTTTCCACTTGGAGGTCCATGCGGGCGACCGTGTTGCCGGTGACGGCGGGGAGGGGCTTTTTGACGCCGTTGCTCACGGAGCGGTGGAAAACCTCGATTTCGAGGGCGTCCATGGGGTGGTGGTCGGCGCTCTCGCTGGGGACGCCGTCGATGCGGAAGTGGCCTTCGCGATCGGTGACCGCGTGGAGCGGCTGCGGGAAGGTGTAGACGTCGGCGGCCATCCAGGGACCGCTCATCTTGTCGACGAGAACCGAGAAGCCCGGCTTGCCCGGATAGACCTCCACCGGATCGCCTCCGGGTGAGGCCACCATCAACGCGGGCAGCGCGTTGTCGGCGATTTGCGGCGCGTGCATCTTCGGATCGCGGTTGTAGACCTGCAGCACCTGCCCGAACGTCAGATCGAGGGTGCGCGTCGAATAGGCGCAGTGCTCGATCGTGATGGCCTTCTTCGCGCGCCGTTCGGCCACGATGTAGCCGCTGTAGCCGGTGATCACCACCAGCGCATCGGCCAGCGGACGTGAGCCGTCTGCACGCGGCGGCCCCTCGCGGAACGCCTTGCCGTAAACCGCCTCCGCCTCCGGGCAGCGCGAAAAATCCACGCCCTGCACCGCCGCCGCGGGATCGCCCGTCACGGTGAGCGTGCCTTCGACGCTTCCCGTCGGCCCGTCGTACACGGGGAAATTCTTCGGATTCACCACCGCGTGCACGCTCGCCGAGGGAACGGGCATCGCGTTGGCCGGCTCGTTCGGCCCCATCGCAATCACGGGAACGGCGCCGTCGCTGGCATCTGCCTCGGCGGCCGTTCCCTTTTCCTCGCTGCAGCCCCGGCACCCCGTGGCCGAAAGCAGCAGCGCGTACAGCGCAAGTCGCGCGCGCTTCGTCATTATTCGCGGAGCGTCAGGGCAGCGGCTTCGGCCACGTCCAACGAACGCGTCGGCAGAATGCCCAGTGCCAACACCAGGAACGCGCTCACCACCAGTGCTGCCGCCACGTAACCCGAACGCATCGGCGTCGCAATCGGAGCGCCCGCCGCCGGCTCACGCATGTACATGTAGACCATCACGCGCAAGTAGTAGTACGCGCCGAGCACGCTGTTGAGGAACCCCACGATGGCGAGCACGTAGAAGCCACCGTCCATCGCCGCGCGGAACACGTACCACTTGCCGAAGAAGCCCGCGAGCGGCGGAATGCCCGCGAGCGACAGCAAGAAGAACGAGAACGCCAGTGCCGCTGCTGGGTGACGCTTGCCGATGCCGGCGAGGTCCTCGTAGCTCACCGCCTCTGCGCCGCGACGGCCGCAGTAGATCAGCGCGCCGAACGCACCCACCGTCGAAACGGTGTACGTCAGAAGGTAGAACAGCACGCTCGCGGTGCCCTGCTGCGGCGAGCGCGCCGTCGCAACCACCGCGACCAAGAGGTACCCGGCGTGCGCCACGCTGGAGTACGCGAGCATGCGCTTCACCGACTCTTGACGGCCCGCGATCAAGTTCGCCACGGTCATCGACAGCACCGCAATCCACGCGAGCACCGGAGGCCAACCGCTGGCCCACGACATCGATGCCGGATCGCCGAACATCGTCAGCAGCACGCGAAGCATCATCGCGAACGCGCCGCTCTTGACCACGGCGGCCATGAACGTCGTCGCCGGCGTCGGCGCACCCTCGTACGCGTCGGGCGTCCACATGTGGAACGGCACCGCGCTCACCTTGAAGACGAGGCCGATGAGGATGAACACCAGGGCCAAGATCACCATCGGGCTCTTGGTCGCACCGCCCGCGAGCGCTGCACCGATGCCGACGATGTCCGTGTGGGCCGTCGCGCCGTAGAGCAGCGCGAACCCGTAGAGCATGATCGCCGCGGCGAAGGAGCCGAGCAGGAAGTATTTCAACCCGCCTTCGGCCGAACGCGCGGACGTCCGGCGGAACGCCGTGAGCGCGTAGGCGCCGAGCGACATCGTCTCCAGGCCCAAGAACAGCGTCAACAGGTCGCCCGCCGCGGCGAGCATCATCCCGCCGAAGGTGGAGAACAGGAGCAGCGAGTAGAACTCACCGCGATCCAAGTTGTGCTCGGGCAGATACCCGCCCGCGAGAAGCGACGCGAGGGCGCCGCCCAGGCAGAGGAGCACGTTGAAAAACAGCGAGAACCGGTCGATGAGCAGCCATGGAGCGACGGGCGAAACGTCGAGCGACTCGGGGCCGTGCAGCCACACGGCGGCGGAGAAAGCGCCGGCCGCGAGGAACACCACGGTGGTGCCCATGGCGAGCCCCGTGGGGCGTTTGCCGGCGCCGTGCCGTGCGAATGCCTCGGCGACCATCAGCAGCATGGCGCCGAAGCCGAGAACGATGAGCGGTGAGAGTGCGAATGCGAGCTGCATGACGAGAACTCTTTCGGGGAAAGCCCGCTACTACTGAGCGAGACCGCTCGGGGGAGGGGAGGGGGAAGGGCTCGCTTCGGCGGCTGCTGCCTCCGCCGTTTGGGGAGCTTCGGGCCGCCGCGCAAGCAGACGAATCGGACCCTGGTAGAAGCGCGGTGCGGGGCTCTGTTCGACGCGCGCCTGCAGATCGCCCAGCACGCGGTCGGTCGCGCCGCGCATGCGGGAGAGGAAGATGTTCGGGAACAACCCGATGGCGAAGATGGCGATGACCAGCGGCGCCAGCGCGATGATCTCGCGGTTGTTCACGTCGTGCAGCTTCTTGTTCTCCGGCTTGGTGATCGGCCCGAAGAACATTTTCTGCACCACGTTGAGCATGTAGAGCGCACCGAGGATGACGCCGATGGCCGCACCCACGGCCTGGATGCCGTTGAAGTGCCCGAGCCGCGTGCTCACGAACGTGCCCGTGATGACCATGAACTCACCGACGAAGCCGTTCGTGCCGGGGAGCCCGACGCTGGCCATCGTCGCGATGATGAAGAGCACCGCGTAGATCGGCATCACCTTGGTGAGGCCGCCGAACTCGTCGACCTGACGCGTGTGCCGGCGGTCGTAGATGACGCCGACCAAGAGGAACAGCGCGCCGGTGGAGATGCCGTGGTTGATCATCTGCAGCACCGCGCCCTCGACCGACGCCGGCGTGGCCGCGAAGAGGCCCAGCATGACGTAACCCAAGTGCGCGACCGACGAGTACGCGACCAAGCGCTTCACGTCGTCCTGCTTGTAGGCGCAGAGCGCGCCGTAGATGATGCCGCCGAGCACCGCCACGCCGGCCAGGTTCGCCGCGAGCTCGGTGGAAGCCTCGGGGAACAGACCGATGCAGAAGCGCAGGTAGCCGTACGTACCGAGCTTCAGCATGACGGCGGCCAGGATCACGCTGCCTCCCGTGGGCGCCTCCGTGTGCGCATCGGGCAGCCACGTGTGCACCGGGAACATCGGCACCTTGATGACGAACGACAAGGTGAACGCGCCGAACAGCCAGAGCTGGATGTGCCGCGGGAGCAGAACACGCTGCAACTCGAAGTAGTCGAACGAGGGCGTACCGCCGTTCAACTTCGCATACGTGTAAGCGAGGTACAGGATGGCGGCCAGCATCAGCACCGAGCCGAACATCGTGTAGAGGAAGAACTTGATGGCCGCTTTGATGCGGTTCGTACCGCCCCACACGCCGATCATGACGTACATGGGGACGAGCATCAGCTCCCAGAAGACGTAGAAGAGGAACAGGTCGAGCGCGACGAACGACCCGAGCATGCCCGCCTGCAGAAGCAGCAGCGAGAAGCACCACTCCTTCATGCGCGCGTGGATAGACCCGAACGACGCGTAGGCCGCGATGGGCACCGTGAAGTTCGTCAGGATGATCAGCCAGAGCGAGATGCCGTCGACGGCCACGTGCCAGTGGATGCCGAACTTCGCCAGCCAGACGATGTCCTGGTTGAAGTGGAACGTGCGACCCATGTCGACGCGCAGCAGCGGAAGGCTGACCGCGAGCGCCGCGAACATGAAGCCGAGCGTGGCCCACTGAAGGACGCGCGGTGAGTTGCGCGGGAAGAAGAGCACCGCGACGGAGCCGAAGAGCGGCAGGCCGACGATCCACGCGAGGAGCGAGGTCGACTCGGCGACGGCTTCTTCTTCCGCTGCGGGGTTCGTCCACCACATGCGCATGACGAAGATGACGATGAGCGCCGTGATGAGCGCCAGCGGCAAGCGAAGCTTCGACCCGCGCCCTTTCGGCACGAGGTACGCGACGAACGAGGGGACCAGGATGGGAATGAGGCCGCCGAGGGCAGCGATCAATGCGGTAGGCATGTCAGATTCGTCCTAGTTCGATCCCAGTTCCATCGGGTTCTGCGCCGCCGGGCGGTTGAGGGGGACCTCCACCGTCGCGTGCCGTCCGAATGCGTTGGTCACCTCGAGCTTGACCTTCAGCTCTTTGCCGGGATCGAGGTGCACTTTCACGGAGGTTTGGTCGGTGAAATCCGGCTTGTCCGGCTCACCATTGCCGTCGGCATCCCACCGGTACGAGTAGCCCATGCCCGGTGCAGCGGTGACGACGTAGTCACCGTTGGGCGAGGGCGCCGTCGACACCTGCGCGTGCGGTGCGACGAAGAACCAGGAGATGACCGCGATGCCGATGACCATCGCCGCCGCGTACACGTGCACGACGCCGGTCTGGAAGGTGCGCAGCACCGTACCGAGGGCCGCGACCACCAGCGACGACAGCTTCGCGATGATGCCGTCGACGAACCACTGATCGAACGCCGCCGCCGTCTCCGCGAGTGCGTCCACCGCCGAGAGGATGGTCGCCTCGTAGAACTCGTCGACGTACCACTTGTTGTACGCCGCGCGATGCAGCCGCGGTGCAGCCTCGGCCCAGCGCTTTGCGGGCTTGCCTTCGGCCTTGATGTACACCGCGTAGGCGAGGCCCAGACCGATGATGAAGGCGAGAACGCCCGGCACCATGAGCGGAAGCTCCAAGTGTTCCGCCGTCTCCGCGACGTGCACGCCGGCTTTCTGCGCTTCCTCGAAGACCGGCTCGAGCCAATGCTCGAGGGGCAGCATCTTGGTGAGCGGCGCCGGATTGAGCGCGCCCGCGAAGGCCGCGAACGCAGCCAGGATGACCAGCGGTGCGGTCATCGGCAGCGGCGACTCGTGCGGCGCCGGGCCGGGGACCGTCAGGTCTTCCTCGTGGTGGTGACCATGATCGTCGTCATGGTGCTCGTCGTCGTGACCGTGGTCATCGTGCGCGTGGGCCACGTCTTCCTTTGCCGCGACCTTCACGCCGTGCGCCGGGGTGAGGCCCGACCCGCGCCCGATCGCCCAACCGCGGAAGCTGCCGTGGAAGGTGAGGAACAAGCAGCGGAACATGTAGAACGCCGTCATGGCCGCGGTGATGATGCCCACCGCGTACACGGCCTTGCCGATCCACTCCGGCTGCTGCCAAATCGCGATGTGGCGCGCGGTCATCTTCGCGGCGACGGGGCTGATCGAGTGGTTCACGTAGGCGCGGAACAGAATCTCGTCCTTCGAGAAGAAGCCGCTGAGCAGCGGGCAGCCCGCGATGGCCAGCGTGGAGACGAGGAACGTCCAGTACGTGTACGGCATGTACTTCTTCAAGCCGCCCATGTGCCGCATGTCCTGCGACTTCACGTCGTCGTGGATGCGCGCGTGCATCGCGTGGATGACGCTGCCGGCCCCGAGGAACAAGCAGGCCTTGAAGAAGGCGTGTGTGAGGACGTGGAAGAAGCCCGCCGTGAAGGCGCCGGCGCCGACGCCCATGAACATGAAGCCGAGCTGGCTCACGGTCGAATAGGCGAGCACCTTCTTGATATCGTTTTGCACCAGCGCAATCGTCGCCGCGAGCAGCGCCGTCGCCGCACCCACGCAGAGGACCGTGGTCATGACGAAGGGCGAGAGCACGAAGACGAACGACAGACGGCAAACGAGGTAGATGCCCGCCGTGACCATCGTGGCCGCGTGGATGAGCGCGGAGACCGGGGTTGGACCCGCCATCGCGTCCGGCAGCCACACGTAGAGCGGAATCTGCGCGCTCTTACCGGCGCAGCCGAGGAGCAGCGCCAAGCCCACCGCCGTCGCCGCACTGATGGTGATCGGCGTGGTCGGTTGCAGGAACTTGAAGAAGCCCTGGTACTGCCCGCCGCCGAGCGGCCACAGGTGAATCTGGTACGCGTCCGCGGGGTTGTCCGCGAGGACCGACGCATTGTTCTGGATGCCCGTCCAATCGAGCGCGCCGGTGTAGTGCACCAAGAGGAACATCGCGCAGATCAGGCCGAAGTCGCCGATGCGGTTCGCGATGAACGCCTTCTTGCCGGCAGCTGCGTTGGGCATTTGCTCGTACCAGAAGCCGATGAGGAGGTACGAGCAGAGACCGACGCCCTCCCACCCGACGAACAGCAC encodes:
- a CDS encoding NADH-quinone oxidoreductase subunit N; this encodes MQLAFALSPLIVLGFGAMLLMVAEAFARHGAGKRPTGLAMGTTVVFLAAGAFSAAVWLHGPESLDVSPVAPWLLIDRFSLFFNVLLCLGGALASLLAGGYLPEHNLDRGEFYSLLLFSTFGGMMLAAAGDLLTLFLGLETMSLGAYALTAFRRTSARSAEGGLKYFLLGSFAAAIMLYGFALLYGATAHTDIVGIGAALAGGATKSPMVILALVFILIGLVFKVSAVPFHMWTPDAYEGAPTPATTFMAAVVKSGAFAMMLRVLLTMFGDPASMSWASGWPPVLAWIAVLSMTVANLIAGRQESVKRMLAYSSVAHAGYLLVAVVATARSPQQGTASVLFYLLTYTVSTVGAFGALIYCGRRGAEAVSYEDLAGIGKRHPAAALAFSFFLLSLAGIPPLAGFFGKWYVFRAAMDGGFYVLAIVGFLNSVLGAYYYLRVMVYMYMREPAAGAPIATPMRSGYVAAALVVSAFLVLALGILPTRSLDVAEAAALTLRE
- a CDS encoding NADH-quinone oxidoreductase subunit M, whose product is MPTALIAALGGLIPILVPSFVAYLVPKGRGSKLRLPLALITALIVIFVMRMWWTNPAAEEEAVAESTSLLAWIVGLPLFGSVAVLFFPRNSPRVLQWATLGFMFAALAVSLPLLRVDMGRTFHFNQDIVWLAKFGIHWHVAVDGISLWLIILTNFTVPIAAYASFGSIHARMKEWCFSLLLLQAGMLGSFVALDLFLFYVFWELMLVPMYVMIGVWGGTNRIKAAIKFFLYTMFGSVLMLAAILYLAYTYAKLNGGTPSFDYFELQRVLLPRHIQLWLFGAFTLSFVIKVPMFPVHTWLPDAHTEAPTGGSVILAAVMLKLGTYGYLRFCIGLFPEASTELAANLAGVAVLGGIIYGALCAYKQDDVKRLVAYSSVAHLGYVMLGLFAATPASVEGAVLQMINHGISTGALFLLVGVIYDRRHTRQVDEFGGLTKVMPIYAVLFIIATMASVGLPGTNGFVGEFMVITGTFVSTRLGHFNGIQAVGAAIGVILGALYMLNVVQKMFFGPITKPENKKLHDVNNREIIALAPLVIAIFAIGLFPNIFLSRMRGATDRVLGDLQARVEQSPAPRFYQGPIRLLARRPEAPQTAEAAAAEASPSPSPPPSGLAQ
- a CDS encoding type II toxin-antitoxin system prevent-host-death family antitoxin, yielding MNINVYAAKTQLSSLLDKAAEGEEIVITRNGRPVAKLVPANAPTKRRVLGRLKGRIRIRKDFDAPLPDDVLDAFERK
- a CDS encoding tetratricopeptide repeat protein, with product MRALLGLLLAASCLGGLGCLARPTVTRVYEGHVVEGGIVLPEQYATFLRGAMAEEQGDLSAALHAYEAASEMDPTDPEIWTRIGAVRCQKDPRDERARTAFGRAIDLDREYAAAWSARAKCDLLRGQDRAGMQREAERAVEFDPQATEPQVILATALAMQSPSADAARNRLLALTLKQRSSTAAWRALGAWAKSHRDPALAARAYGEVAKISPVAHAEVASVVLELAGAGELVAARSLAGALVDARRSTGAGPEVRGFARPTFNAEAGVPGNRLVARLAVDDAVSMGDRERVRRRAVSSHLALDVVAGRALLLGRPDMAREFAEPLVQADPRASGARLVLAILAYEADDKAGLTRAFADAGGGKGAKSGGDVPVVAEAILPFLRVVSRAMGPEIARRVATALPCETIVAGDALVVPLSVALADSGALAPDALSADGRLELAVRRGESVTGSLDALDARHRLLMLASTRPTSNEARALLRHMGASWVRDPLVAVAMGRMAVAGAVEVDATTPTRIAEVAPADPLVATTALELARKHGDTAAALSIGARLSAIATTPHQAR
- the nuoL gene encoding NADH-quinone oxidoreductase subunit L, with product MKLLESLFPSNDFSLIAVILGMPLLGAFVNGIWGRRLGKPAVKMMTLTAVGVSFIASLIAFLLLDHAGHGGEHAHTRLYFTAWEWMHTNGGRAGSTVNIDLRFSIDALNGVMMLIVTGVGFLIHLYATSYMENDPGYHRFFAYLNLFIFSMLILILGDNLPVLFVGWEGVGLCSYLLIGFWYEQMPNAAAGKKAFIANRIGDFGLICAMFLLVHYTGALDWTGIQNNASVLADNPADAYQIHLWPLGGGQYQGFFKFLQPTTPITISAATAVGLALLLGCAGKSAQIPLYVWLPDAMAGPTPVSALIHAATMVTAGIYLVCRLSFVFVLSPFVMTTVLCVGAATALLAATIALVQNDIKKVLAYSTVSQLGFMFMGVGAGAFTAGFFHVLTHAFFKACLFLGAGSVIHAMHARIHDDVKSQDMRHMGGLKKYMPYTYWTFLVSTLAIAGCPLLSGFFSKDEILFRAYVNHSISPVAAKMTARHIAIWQQPEWIGKAVYAVGIITAAMTAFYMFRCLFLTFHGSFRGWAIGRGSGLTPAHGVKVAAKEDVAHAHDDHGHDDEHHDDDHGHHHEEDLTVPGPAPHESPLPMTAPLVILAAFAAFAGALNPAPLTKMLPLEHWLEPVFEEAQKAGVHVAETAEHLELPLMVPGVLAFIIGLGLAYAVYIKAEGKPAKRWAEAAPRLHRAAYNKWYVDEFYEATILSAVDALAETAAAFDQWFVDGIIAKLSSLVVAALGTVLRTFQTGVVHVYAAAMVIGIAVISWFFVAPHAQVSTAPSPNGDYVVTAAPGMGYSYRWDADGNGEPDKPDFTDQTSVKVHLDPGKELKVKLEVTNAFGRHATVEVPLNRPAAQNPMELGSN